From the Verrucomicrobiia bacterium genome, one window contains:
- a CDS encoding VCBS repeat-containing protein produces MFKVLLSSVALCTAISFASAGDLLPTFKKIQLTDQFWAEGADIADFNHDGKIDVCSGPFWYEGPDFKKRHEFAPATATFKRKNADGAEETIPGFEGALGEKNAYSECFLTFAYDFNHDGWPDILVYGFPGKEAAWYENPRGAEGHWARHVIFDVVDDESPGLADITGDGRPEILCCSRGYIGYAQADWKNPAAPWKFHPVSPKGNYQRFTHGIGCGDINGDGRVDILEKDGWWEQPASLENDPVWIKHPFHFADEAAQMLVYDVNGDGLNDVITSLNAHGYGLAWYEQVRQNGNITFRQHLILNKDATPNKYGVAFSQLHALALADIDGDGLMDIVTGKRFWAHGKNGPDPDSNGQAVLYWFQLVRHADGQVDYVPHLIDDNSGVGTQVTAGFVSSKKFPDIVVGNKKGVFVFENQAGRSPRPRTLEEAHPIPQKWLRPDENNR; encoded by the coding sequence ATGTTTAAAGTCCTGCTTTCCTCAGTCGCTCTCTGCACGGCCATTTCATTCGCCTCCGCCGGAGACCTCCTCCCCACTTTCAAGAAGATTCAATTGACCGATCAGTTTTGGGCTGAGGGCGCCGACATTGCAGATTTCAACCACGACGGCAAAATCGATGTCTGCTCGGGACCCTTCTGGTACGAAGGACCGGATTTCAAGAAACGCCACGAGTTCGCTCCGGCCACGGCCACCTTCAAACGCAAAAATGCCGATGGCGCCGAGGAGACAATCCCCGGGTTCGAAGGGGCGCTTGGCGAGAAAAATGCCTATTCGGAGTGCTTCCTGACGTTCGCCTATGATTTCAACCACGACGGGTGGCCCGATATTCTGGTCTATGGCTTTCCGGGAAAAGAAGCTGCCTGGTACGAAAATCCCAGGGGCGCCGAAGGACACTGGGCGCGCCACGTGATTTTCGATGTGGTGGATGATGAATCGCCCGGTCTGGCCGACATCACCGGCGATGGCCGCCCTGAGATACTCTGTTGTTCCCGCGGCTACATCGGCTATGCCCAGGCCGATTGGAAGAACCCCGCCGCCCCTTGGAAATTCCATCCTGTTTCACCCAAAGGCAACTACCAGCGCTTCACCCATGGCATCGGATGCGGCGACATCAATGGCGATGGCCGGGTGGATATTCTCGAAAAAGACGGGTGGTGGGAACAGCCCGCTTCTCTGGAAAACGACCCGGTCTGGATTAAACACCCATTCCACTTTGCCGACGAGGCCGCCCAGATGCTCGTCTATGATGTCAATGGAGATGGCCTCAATGATGTCATCACCAGCCTCAACGCCCACGGCTACGGCCTGGCCTGGTACGAGCAGGTCCGCCAAAACGGCAATATCACCTTCCGCCAACACCTGATCCTCAATAAAGACGCCACACCCAACAAATATGGCGTCGCTTTTTCCCAGCTTCACGCCCTGGCCCTGGCCGACATCGACGGCGATGGCTTAATGGATATCGTCACCGGAAAGCGCTTTTGGGCGCACGGCAAGAATGGCCCGGACCCGGATTCCAACGGGCAGGCCGTCCTTTACTGGTTCCAATTGGTCCGCCACGCCGATGGCCAGGTCGATTACGTCCCACACCTCATCGATGACAATTCCGGCGTCGGAACCCAAGTCACCGCCGGCTTCGTCTCGAGCAAGAAATTCCCTGATATTGTCGTTGGCAACAAAAAGGGTGTGTTCGTCTTCGAAAACCAGGCCGGCCGTTCTCCGCGCCCCAGGACTTTGGAAGAGGCCCACCCCATACCCCAAAAGTGGCTGCGGCCTGATGAGAACAACCGCTGA
- a CDS encoding lipid biosynthesis B12-binding/radical SAM protein, giving the protein MPCRILLISANQCSSPDPVFPLGLAYLNAALRRAGHTCLWLDWLMDSGRLLQVLREWHPDFVGISVRNIDDVLIRKQETFFGELAELTAAIRVEASCPVILGGSGFSIFPKQLLELAQADFGIAGPGEAGFLRLISALKNGTDYSGIPGLVFREDGKVIVNGAAPAGSACALDLCDRPASIAAYYIQQGSMLNLQTQRGCSFRCCYCTYPLVEGRRRRRQQPEFIANDFERLQRLGARYVFIVDSVFNSSARHVTETCEALLRRKLRLPWGCFLRPQGLTPDLMRLMARAGLTHIEFGSDSFCDEVLAAYRKDFTFEEVRRASELAWKEKIDFCHFLIAGGPGETEATLEKGFENSQRIPGAVILAVVGMRIYPGTRLHTQAIAEGRISRKTNLLKPVYYLAPGLTEEDTFAKIADFARRSPNWLVGDPDPGYQRLVNRLRQRGLAGPLWSYFAMLQRLQARKSP; this is encoded by the coding sequence GTGCCGTGCCGGATTCTCCTTATTAGCGCGAATCAATGTTCGAGTCCCGACCCGGTTTTCCCGCTCGGCTTGGCCTATCTCAACGCCGCTTTGCGCCGCGCCGGACACACATGCCTCTGGTTGGATTGGCTGATGGACTCCGGTCGTTTGCTTCAAGTGTTGCGGGAGTGGCACCCGGATTTCGTAGGCATCTCCGTGCGCAATATCGACGATGTGCTCATCCGAAAGCAGGAAACCTTCTTCGGAGAACTCGCCGAGCTGACTGCCGCAATTCGTGTCGAGGCATCTTGCCCGGTCATTTTGGGTGGCAGCGGGTTCAGCATTTTTCCAAAGCAGTTGCTCGAATTGGCTCAGGCCGATTTTGGTATTGCAGGGCCAGGAGAGGCTGGCTTTCTCAGGTTGATTTCGGCGCTGAAAAACGGGACCGATTACTCCGGCATCCCCGGCCTGGTCTTCCGCGAGGACGGGAAGGTTATCGTCAACGGGGCTGCGCCCGCCGGCTCCGCCTGCGCCCTCGATCTGTGCGACAGGCCGGCTTCTATAGCGGCCTATTACATCCAACAGGGCAGTATGCTCAATCTGCAAACCCAGCGGGGCTGCTCGTTCCGCTGCTGTTACTGCACCTACCCGCTCGTCGAAGGACGCCGGCGCCGGCGTCAGCAGCCCGAGTTCATTGCGAATGATTTCGAGCGCCTGCAACGCTTGGGCGCGCGGTACGTTTTTATTGTCGATTCGGTCTTTAACTCTTCGGCCCGGCATGTCACCGAGACCTGCGAGGCCCTCCTGCGCCGAAAGCTCAGGCTGCCTTGGGGCTGCTTTCTGCGGCCCCAGGGCCTTACACCGGACTTGATGCGGCTGATGGCCCGCGCCGGCCTGACCCATATCGAGTTTGGTTCGGACAGCTTCTGCGATGAAGTCCTGGCAGCTTATCGCAAGGATTTTACCTTCGAAGAGGTCCGCCGCGCCAGTGAACTTGCTTGGAAGGAAAAAATCGATTTCTGCCATTTTCTGATCGCGGGCGGCCCAGGTGAAACGGAGGCGACTTTGGAAAAAGGTTTTGAAAACTCGCAGCGGATACCGGGGGCTGTCATCCTGGCGGTAGTCGGCATGCGCATCTATCCCGGAACACGCCTTCACACCCAGGCGATTGCCGAGGGACGCATTTCCCGCAAAACGAATCTCCTCAAGCCAGTCTATTATCTGGCGCCGGGGTTAACCGAGGAGGACACCTTTGCAAAGATTGCGGACTTCGCCCGGCGCTCGCCCAACTGGCTCGTGGGCGATCCGGACCCCGGATACCAAAGACTGGTTAATCGGCTGCGCCAGCGAGGCCTTGCGGGGCCGCTTTGGAGCTATTTCGCCATGCTCCAGCGGTTGCAGGCCCGAAAGAGCCCATAA
- a CDS encoding PilT/PilU family type 4a pilus ATPase: MEMFHRILKTAMEGGASDVHLKIQTPVIFRINRQLIAIECPLPTQDWMNSIVEQITPAHLKKRLEQEREVDFSYYVPSIGRFRTNLFQQRGQWCLAMRYVKTVVPSFEELGLLEQIRKIAESPRGIVLLAGSTGCGKSTTLAAMIEHINANFKKHIITLEDPIEYVFEDNQCVAEQREVGLDTLSFHHALKHVLRQDPDIIMIGEMRDSISFTAAMSAADTGHLVLSTLHTTNAAQSVSRILDFFKADEREQIRRQLAGTLQAVICQRMVATIAGSMTPALEIMINTPTVKKLIEENRLDKLPAAIETGMDDGMINFNQALFNLVKQGKITEQEALGKATNPQALEMNFKGIFLDEGRRILT, encoded by the coding sequence ATGGAAATGTTTCATCGGATTTTGAAAACCGCCATGGAAGGCGGGGCTTCGGATGTCCACCTCAAGATCCAGACGCCCGTTATCTTCCGGATCAACCGCCAGCTCATTGCCATCGAGTGTCCCCTTCCGACCCAGGATTGGATGAACAGCATCGTCGAACAGATCACCCCCGCTCACCTCAAAAAGAGGCTCGAACAGGAGCGTGAGGTTGACTTTTCCTATTACGTGCCAAGCATCGGCCGATTCCGCACGAATCTTTTCCAGCAGCGCGGGCAATGGTGCCTGGCCATGCGCTACGTCAAAACGGTCGTCCCGAGCTTTGAGGAACTCGGTCTGCTGGAGCAAATCCGCAAGATAGCGGAGTCTCCGCGGGGAATCGTGTTGCTCGCCGGTTCGACCGGGTGCGGCAAATCCACGACGCTGGCGGCGATGATCGAGCACATCAATGCCAATTTCAAAAAGCACATCATCACACTCGAAGACCCGATCGAGTATGTTTTCGAGGACAACCAATGCGTGGCCGAGCAGCGCGAGGTGGGCCTGGACACGCTCTCGTTTCATCATGCGCTCAAGCATGTCCTGCGGCAGGACCCGGACATCATCATGATCGGTGAGATGCGCGACTCGATCAGCTTCACGGCGGCCATGAGCGCGGCCGATACCGGTCACCTGGTGCTTTCCACGCTCCACACTACAAACGCCGCCCAGTCGGTTAGTCGTATTCTGGACTTTTTCAAAGCCGACGAGCGGGAACAAATCCGGCGCCAGCTTGCGGGCACGTTGCAGGCGGTCATCTGCCAGCGCATGGTCGCCACCATCGCCGGCTCGATGACGCCGGCACTCGAGATCATGATTAACACTCCCACTGTCAAAAAGCTGATTGAAGAGAACCGGCTCGATAAATTGCCTGCGGCGATCGAAACGGGGATGGACGACGGCATGATCAATTTCAACCAGGCCCTGTTCAACCTGGTCAAGCAGGGCAAGATAACCGAACAAGAGGCGCTGGGCAAAGCCACCAATCCACAGGCCCTCGAAATGAATTTCAAAGGAATCTTCCTCGACGAGGGCCGGCGAATCCTGACGTAA
- a CDS encoding tetratricopeptide repeat protein yields MRLQRTPQPVRFAQVIPGRFTQAGLDWARVWWLRGWLPILLLVIGTLCAYGPCLDGGFVWDDDAWTLKLQNLLGSLSGLGQIWSHLTALQQYYPLTASSFWLDYHLWGFWTLPYHVENVLLHILNALLFWKLLRRLDVPGAGLAAGIFAFHPLGAESVAWITERKNVLSLALFLGALLCYGRFTRFWKHDDRVPAKPGPLPREWRFYLGALVLFLASYLAKATTFAFPAVLLLICWWKTGTIRLREDVLPALPFFALTIGLGLLTSWLERHHVGANGPEWDLSWAQRCLIAGRALWFYAGKLVLPAHLCFIYPRWQLQSHSLLQWLYPISAAASLVALWALRARIGRGPLAAVLYFAGTLFPLLGFMNGYFMRYSFVCDHWTYLPCLGLIALGAALVTGGAQLLEARGLIYIIAALLLPGLAAQTWRQAATFADSETLYHATLAQNPNADLAHNNLGLLLFRAGAVDEAIAHFQRAVEIRPSSAHAHNNLANALRATGHEREAAEQYEMSLALEPASANTCINLAMLLATSAEASLRNGPRALELARRANTLTGGRNPVALGTLAAAFAETGRFAEAAATARRALQLASQPPGNSLAQALEAQIELYEAAKPLREESPDNFRHP; encoded by the coding sequence ATGCGGCTGCAACGAACTCCCCAGCCCGTCAGGTTTGCTCAGGTCATCCCCGGGCGCTTCACGCAGGCAGGCTTGGATTGGGCGCGTGTATGGTGGCTGCGAGGCTGGCTGCCCATCCTTCTGCTGGTGATTGGGACCTTGTGCGCGTATGGCCCTTGCCTCGACGGAGGATTTGTCTGGGACGACGACGCCTGGACTTTGAAATTGCAGAACTTGCTCGGCAGCTTGTCGGGCTTAGGACAGATATGGAGTCATCTCACCGCCCTGCAGCAGTACTATCCTTTGACGGCGAGCAGCTTCTGGCTCGATTACCATCTTTGGGGCTTTTGGACGCTCCCCTATCACGTGGAAAATGTTCTCCTGCACATTCTCAACGCGCTGCTTTTTTGGAAATTGCTTCGGCGCCTCGATGTTCCAGGCGCTGGATTGGCGGCGGGCATTTTTGCATTTCACCCCCTTGGTGCCGAATCGGTCGCCTGGATCACCGAGCGCAAGAATGTGCTCTCGCTGGCCCTGTTTCTGGGCGCCTTATTGTGCTACGGACGCTTCACGCGCTTCTGGAAACATGACGACAGAGTGCCTGCCAAACCCGGACCCTTGCCGCGCGAGTGGCGGTTTTACCTGGGCGCTCTCGTCCTCTTTTTGGCGTCTTACCTGGCGAAGGCGACCACGTTCGCATTTCCGGCTGTGCTTTTGTTAATCTGTTGGTGGAAGACCGGGACGATTCGCCTGCGCGAGGATGTCTTGCCCGCTTTGCCATTCTTTGCGCTGACAATTGGTTTGGGATTGTTGACCTCCTGGCTCGAACGGCATCATGTCGGCGCCAACGGCCCGGAATGGGACCTCTCCTGGGCCCAGCGCTGTCTCATCGCCGGACGCGCCCTCTGGTTCTACGCTGGCAAGCTCGTTTTACCGGCTCACCTTTGTTTCATTTATCCTCGCTGGCAGCTCCAGTCCCATTCGCTCCTGCAATGGCTTTACCCCATTTCAGCCGCCGCCAGCCTCGTGGCCCTTTGGGCCTTGCGCGCCCGTATTGGTCGCGGCCCGTTGGCGGCTGTCCTTTACTTCGCCGGCACGCTTTTTCCGCTGCTCGGTTTTATGAATGGTTATTTCATGCGCTACTCGTTCGTGTGTGACCATTGGACCTATCTCCCGTGTCTCGGCCTGATCGCTCTCGGTGCCGCCCTGGTAACAGGCGGCGCGCAACTTCTGGAGGCCCGCGGCCTGATTTACATTATTGCAGCGCTGCTGCTGCCTGGCCTGGCCGCGCAGACCTGGCGCCAGGCCGCCACCTTCGCCGACAGCGAAACCCTTTATCATGCGACTCTGGCGCAAAACCCCAATGCCGACCTGGCCCACAATAACCTGGGCCTGCTCTTGTTTAGAGCCGGCGCGGTGGATGAGGCCATCGCTCATTTCCAAAGGGCCGTTGAAATCCGGCCCAGCTCGGCCCATGCGCATAATAACCTGGCCAATGCGCTTCGCGCGACCGGCCACGAGCGCGAAGCCGCAGAACAGTATGAGATGTCGCTGGCTCTCGAACCGGCCAGCGCAAACACCTGTATCAACCTGGCCATGCTCCTGGCGACCTCCGCCGAAGCCTCTCTACGCAACGGGCCCCGCGCGCTCGAACTGGCACGGCGCGCCAATACCCTTACCGGCGGCAGGAACCCCGTTGCGCTCGGCACGTTGGCGGCTGCTTTTGCCGAAACAGGACGCTTTGCCGAGGCAGCGGCTACTGCGCGCCGGGCCTTGCAATTGGCCTCTCAACCGCCCGGCAACTCCCTGGCGCAGGCGCTCGAGGCTCAAATTGAGCTTTATGAGGCCGCCAAACCTTTGCGGGAGGAGTCCCCGGATAACTTTCGGCATCCTTGA
- a CDS encoding TIM barrel protein: MSRDADYPVANAVSRRDFLKRTMLVSSAVAGYGAAPLSEAKAAEPGRCPIVVFSKVYQELGLNFNEAAEVSSEAGLDGVDSPVRPGGEIEPERVAEELPRYAGILRERKLQIPLLSTGILSTATPHAEDVLRAAGTAGVQYYRIGFIEREAGVSSEKQAREVRARLKDLTALNKAIGIGALIQNHSPAGNHTYFGGDLREIAAALEGLDPAQAGVAFDIGHALVVHGAEWRRYFELVKPHFRIAYVKDVAAGRRWVPFGQGDIAGTGYFKLLRQMGYHAPISMHMEYDWTNHGKNKSRAGLVKALKESRAALEGWLADA, encoded by the coding sequence ATGAGCCGGGATGCTGACTATCCGGTAGCGAATGCGGTTTCACGCCGTGATTTCCTGAAACGCACGATGCTGGTCTCGTCTGCGGTTGCGGGCTACGGGGCGGCCCCGCTATCTGAGGCCAAGGCGGCTGAGCCAGGGCGCTGCCCGATTGTGGTTTTCAGCAAAGTGTACCAGGAGCTTGGGTTGAATTTCAACGAAGCGGCGGAGGTTAGCTCGGAAGCGGGACTCGACGGTGTTGATTCCCCAGTTCGCCCAGGCGGGGAAATTGAACCGGAACGAGTAGCTGAGGAACTTCCTCGCTACGCCGGCATCCTCCGCGAGCGCAAGTTGCAAATCCCGCTGTTGAGCACAGGGATTCTAAGCACGGCCACGCCTCATGCGGAGGATGTCCTGCGAGCTGCTGGCACGGCGGGGGTGCAGTATTACCGGATCGGCTTCATCGAACGCGAGGCCGGGGTTTCGAGTGAAAAGCAAGCGCGCGAGGTGCGGGCGCGACTGAAGGACCTGACGGCTCTGAACAAAGCCATCGGAATTGGCGCTCTCATCCAAAACCATTCGCCGGCGGGCAACCACACTTACTTTGGGGGTGATTTGCGTGAGATCGCAGCGGCGCTCGAAGGGCTCGACCCGGCCCAAGCCGGGGTTGCCTTTGACATCGGCCATGCCCTGGTGGTGCATGGGGCGGAATGGAGACGCTACTTCGAGTTGGTGAAGCCGCATTTCCGGATCGCATACGTCAAGGACGTGGCGGCGGGCCGGCGGTGGGTGCCGTTCGGACAGGGGGACATCGCTGGCACTGGCTATTTCAAATTGCTCAGGCAAATGGGATACCATGCCCCAATCTCGATGCACATGGAATACGACTGGACAAACCACGGCAAAAACAAGAGCCGCGCCGGGTTGGTGAAAGCGCTCAAAGAAAGCCGGGCCGCGTTGGAGGGCTGGTTGGCGGATGCGTGA
- a CDS encoding fibronectin type III domain-containing protein — translation MRTMIKWSCASTLATGLFFGASLPASFSAAALPLLPGLLAATKSGNDLMLSFATTSTNYYGLQMRPDLLAPWTNFQAGIQGYGTVRSVIVSNAASASQGYYRLTLQPKPTQLLLAQSTAFAILGYDCGGISEQVYATGFDPASGNPTGTVDLKTSCSTGRAGSPPSVHTASVTVMWDWAGNVVSTSTPASGARANPAFIATDGFKDILYNGGANAYLIVPVPGAPTGVTAVQSGDQFRVAWMPNGVNPAAITSSTLTAAPVNSTASVLTTTVAGPGANGVIPMLQPQTTYQITVVSTSIGGTGPASTPIDVTTEAASIPPSAPTNVMASWSNPDPTGTNDTLVATWAAAVAGDSPIDQYQITIIGSDGAGTLTEAVSGTALTAYFSVDYIPNWSVTVKAHNAFGWGPSSNVFNLGGL, via the coding sequence ATGCGCACTATGATAAAATGGAGTTGCGCGTCCACTCTCGCGACGGGGTTGTTTTTTGGCGCGAGCCTGCCGGCATCATTTTCGGCGGCAGCGCTGCCCCTGCTGCCAGGGCTCCTGGCGGCGACGAAATCGGGCAACGACTTAATGTTGTCGTTTGCGACCACCAGCACGAACTATTACGGGCTGCAGATGCGCCCGGACTTGTTGGCGCCGTGGACCAATTTCCAGGCCGGGATTCAGGGCTACGGAACCGTGAGGTCGGTTATTGTCAGCAATGCAGCCTCGGCCAGCCAGGGGTATTACCGGCTGACGCTCCAACCCAAGCCAACGCAACTGCTGTTGGCGCAGTCCACGGCGTTCGCGATTCTCGGCTACGACTGCGGCGGCATCTCCGAGCAGGTCTATGCAACCGGCTTCGATCCCGCCAGCGGAAATCCGACCGGCACGGTGGACCTGAAGACCTCTTGCAGCACCGGCAGGGCCGGGAGTCCCCCCTCTGTACACACGGCCTCGGTCACTGTGATGTGGGATTGGGCCGGCAACGTGGTCTCGACGAGCACGCCCGCGAGCGGGGCCCGGGCCAACCCGGCGTTCATTGCCACCGACGGGTTCAAGGACATTCTTTATAACGGCGGCGCGAACGCGTATCTCATCGTTCCGGTACCGGGGGCGCCGACGGGTGTGACTGCCGTTCAGTCGGGCGACCAGTTTCGGGTTGCCTGGATGCCGAACGGAGTCAACCCGGCCGCCATCACGTCATCGACGCTGACAGCGGCGCCTGTCAACTCAACGGCTTCAGTGCTCACAACGACCGTGGCCGGGCCGGGCGCGAACGGGGTCATCCCGATGCTGCAGCCCCAGACGACATATCAAATCACTGTGGTGAGCACCAGCATCGGCGGAACCGGTCCGGCCTCGACTCCGATTGATGTAACGACCGAGGCGGCCTCGATACCACCTTCGGCCCCGACCAATGTCATGGCGAGTTGGTCGAACCCAGACCCCACCGGGACGAACGACACGCTGGTGGCCACGTGGGCGGCGGCGGTGGCCGGCGACAGTCCGATTGATCAATATCAGATTACGATCATTGGCAGCGACGGTGCGGGCACGTTGACGGAGGCGGTGTCCGGAACGGCGCTGACGGCGTACTTTAGCGTGGATTACATCCCGAACTGGTCGGTGACAGTGAAGGCGCACAATGCCTTCGGATGGGGTCCTTCGTCGAATGTTTTTAATCTGGGGGGCCTGTAA